Proteins co-encoded in one Dendropsophus ebraccatus isolate aDenEbr1 chromosome 9, aDenEbr1.pat, whole genome shotgun sequence genomic window:
- the CCNT2 gene encoding cyclin-T2 isoform X2, protein MADCRAPNSRWFFTREQLENSPSRRCGVEADKELSYRQQAANLIQDMGQRLNVSQLTINTAIVYMHRFYMHHSFTKYHRNIMSPTALFLAAKVEEQPRKLEHVIKVCHACLNPVDPQLDTKSDAYLQQAQELVLLETVLLQTLGFEITIEHPHTDVVKCTQLVRASKDLAQTSYFMATNSLHLTTFCLQYRPTVIACVCIHLACKWSNWEIPVSTDGKHWWEYVDQTVTLELLDELTHEFLQILEKTPSRLKKIRNWRATQAAARKPKSDGQLDSALLNSSLAPNSLLVDPVAGIAASASFPKASTTAFSAPVALNSGSMPIQASHSAEELAILAMPGTSYTMASHHEWPQHPDQPRTDQVYGQKTESSLPSAQYNMSAVQLHPGLHHRSEKGSEHSLKPEHAHKSSSSKHHGHIYAPAAVTMSHKMSLDKYREKRKLETVDLDVRDQIPAVHADQQQHKKHGQGSGSVTSPIKMKIPLSSSEKTDKHSSEKKDKSGSLKLRIPIPPTERASSKDDLKMKIKVSSADRHSSSDEGSGKSKHSSPHMSKEHKDKHNSSNRHHSSSHKHSLSHYSSASSNNNSNKLCMDGLPTTVLRSPVGVPNEGGTSSSSSSRKRPHSNDASYNHHSKMSKSSKSSGTSSSSVKQYISSHNNVLNHPLLPPPPVTYQVGYGHLSTLVKLDKKPVESNGPDTSHEYGANSQHMDYKDTFDMLDSLLSAQGMNM, encoded by the exons ATCCCAGCTAACCATCAACACTGCCATTGTTTACATGCACCGATTCTATATGCATCATTCTTTTACCAAATACCACAGAAAT ATAATGTCTCCTACTGCATTGTTCCTGGCTGCTAAAGTGGAGGAACAGCCACGTAAACTTGAACATGTCATTAAAGTCTGTCATGCTTGTCTTAATCCAGTTGATCCACAACTGGATACAAAGAGCGAC GCTTACCTACAGCAAGCTCAAGAGCTGGTTTTACTTGAAACTGTTCTGCTCCAGACCTTGG GCTTCGAGATCACGATAGAGCATCCCCATACCGATGTGGTGAAATGTACCCAGTTAGTGAGAG CAAGCAAGGATTTGGCACAGACATCCTATTTCATGGCTACCAACAG CCTTCACCTCACAACATTCTGCCTTCAGTACAGGCCCACGGTTATCGCCTGTGTTTGCATCCACCTGGCCTGCAAATGGTCTAACTGGGAGATACCTGTATCTACAGACGGCAAGCATTGGTGGGAATATGTGGACCAGACGGTGACACTGGAATTGCTGGATG AACTGACACATGAATTTCTGCAAATTCTTGAGAAGACACCTAGTCGATTGAAGAAGATCCGAAACTGGAGG gcCACTCAGGCGGCTGCAAGAAAACCCAAGTCTGATGGCCAGCTGGACAGTGCTCTTCTCAATTCTTCACTTGCCCCGAACTCTCTTTTGGTGGACCCTGTAGCTGGTATTGCTGCAAGTGCCAGTTTTCCAAAGGCATCAACGACTGCATTTTCTGCACCGGTAGCTCTGAACTCAGGAAGCATGCCAATTCAGGCATCACATAGTGCAGAGGAGCTGGCCATATTGGCAATGCCTGGTACATCCTATACAATGGCATCACATCACGAATGGCCTCAACATCCGGATCAACCTAGGACAGACCAAGTGTACGGCCAGAAAACAGAGAGTTCCCTCCCATCTGCCCAGTATAATATGTCTGCTGTGCAACTTCACCCGGGCTTACATCATCGGTCCGAAAAGGGTTCTGAGCATTCACTTAAGCCAGAGCATGCTCATAAGTCATCTAGCAGCAAACACCATGGACATATTTATGCTCCTGCTGCAGTGACAATGTCTCATAAAATGTCTTTAGACAAGTATCGGGAAAAACGCAAACTTGAAACTGTTGATCTAGATGTTCGGGATCAGATTCCAGCAGTCCACGCGGACCAACAGCAGCATAAAAAGCATGGCCAAGGCTCCGGCTCTGTGACGTCGCCTATCAAAATGAAAATTCCACTTTCTAGTAGTGAAAAGACAGACAAACATTCTTCCGAGAAAAAAGATAAGAGCGGTTCCCTGAAGTTGCGGATACCCATCCCTCCCACGGAGAGAGCCTCCAGCAAAGATGActtgaaaatgaaaataaaggTTTCTTCCGCGGACAGACATAGCTCATCCGACGAGGGCAGCGGAAAGAGTAAGCACTCTAGTCCGCACATGAGCAAAGAACACAAGGACAAGCACAATTCTTCCAACAGACACCACAGTAGCAGCCACAAGCATTCACTTTCACACTACAGCAGTGCGAGCAGCAACAACAACAGCAATAAGCTTTGCATGGACGGACTGCCTACAACTGTTTTACGGAGTCCCGTTGGTGTGCCCAACGAGGGTGGTACCTCGAGCTCCAGCTCTTCAAGAAAGAGGCCGCATTCCAATGACGCCTCTTACAACCACCACTCCAAAATGAGCAAAAGTTCCAAAAGTTCAGGTACTAGTTCTTCCTCTGTTAAGCAGTATATATCCTCTCACAACAATGTTCTTAACCATCCcttactccctcctccccctgtcaCATACCAGGTGGGCTACGGGCATCTCAGCACCCTCGTGAAACTGGACAAGAAGCCAGTGGAGAGCAACGGCCCTGATACCAGTCACGAGTACGGTGCAAACAGCCAGCATATGGACTACAAAGATACTTTTGACATGCTTGATTCGCTGTTAAGTGCCCAAGGAATGAACATGTGA
- the CCNT2 gene encoding cyclin-T2 isoform X5 produces the protein MADCRAPNSRWFFTREQLENSPSRRCGVEADKELSYRQQAANLIQDMGQRLNVSQLTINTAIVYMHRFYMHHSFTKYHRNIMSPTALFLAAKVEEQPRKLEHVIKVCHACLNPVDPQLDTKSDAYLQQAQELVLLETVLLQTLGFEITIEHPHTDVVKCTQLVRASKDLAQTSYFMATNSLHLTTFCLQYRPTVIACVCIHLACKWSNWEIPVSTDGKHWWEYVDQTVTLELLDELTHEFLQILEKTPSRLKKIRNWRATQAAARKPKSDGQLDSALLNSSLAPNSLLVDPVAGIAASASFPKASTTAFSAPVALNSGSMPIQASHSAEELAILAMPGTSYTMASHHEWPQHPDQPRTDQVYGQKTESSLPSAQYNMSAVQLHPGLHHRSEKGSEHSLKPEHAHKSSSSKHHGHIYAPAAVTMSHKMSLDKYREKRKLETVDLDVRDQIPAVHADQQQHKKHGQGSGSVTSPIKMKIPLSSSEKTDKHSSEKKDKSGSLKLRIPIPPTERASSKDDLKMKIKVSSADRHSSSDEGSGKSKHSSPHMSKEHKDKHNSSNRHHSSSHKHSLSHYSSASSNNNSNKLCMDGLPTTVLRSPVGVPNEGGTSSSSSSRKRPHSNDASYNHHSKMSKSSKSSGGLRASQHPRETGQEASGEQRP, from the exons ATCCCAGCTAACCATCAACACTGCCATTGTTTACATGCACCGATTCTATATGCATCATTCTTTTACCAAATACCACAGAAAT ATAATGTCTCCTACTGCATTGTTCCTGGCTGCTAAAGTGGAGGAACAGCCACGTAAACTTGAACATGTCATTAAAGTCTGTCATGCTTGTCTTAATCCAGTTGATCCACAACTGGATACAAAGAGCGAC GCTTACCTACAGCAAGCTCAAGAGCTGGTTTTACTTGAAACTGTTCTGCTCCAGACCTTGG GCTTCGAGATCACGATAGAGCATCCCCATACCGATGTGGTGAAATGTACCCAGTTAGTGAGAG CAAGCAAGGATTTGGCACAGACATCCTATTTCATGGCTACCAACAG CCTTCACCTCACAACATTCTGCCTTCAGTACAGGCCCACGGTTATCGCCTGTGTTTGCATCCACCTGGCCTGCAAATGGTCTAACTGGGAGATACCTGTATCTACAGACGGCAAGCATTGGTGGGAATATGTGGACCAGACGGTGACACTGGAATTGCTGGATG AACTGACACATGAATTTCTGCAAATTCTTGAGAAGACACCTAGTCGATTGAAGAAGATCCGAAACTGGAGG gcCACTCAGGCGGCTGCAAGAAAACCCAAGTCTGATGGCCAGCTGGACAGTGCTCTTCTCAATTCTTCACTTGCCCCGAACTCTCTTTTGGTGGACCCTGTAGCTGGTATTGCTGCAAGTGCCAGTTTTCCAAAGGCATCAACGACTGCATTTTCTGCACCGGTAGCTCTGAACTCAGGAAGCATGCCAATTCAGGCATCACATAGTGCAGAGGAGCTGGCCATATTGGCAATGCCTGGTACATCCTATACAATGGCATCACATCACGAATGGCCTCAACATCCGGATCAACCTAGGACAGACCAAGTGTACGGCCAGAAAACAGAGAGTTCCCTCCCATCTGCCCAGTATAATATGTCTGCTGTGCAACTTCACCCGGGCTTACATCATCGGTCCGAAAAGGGTTCTGAGCATTCACTTAAGCCAGAGCATGCTCATAAGTCATCTAGCAGCAAACACCATGGACATATTTATGCTCCTGCTGCAGTGACAATGTCTCATAAAATGTCTTTAGACAAGTATCGGGAAAAACGCAAACTTGAAACTGTTGATCTAGATGTTCGGGATCAGATTCCAGCAGTCCACGCGGACCAACAGCAGCATAAAAAGCATGGCCAAGGCTCCGGCTCTGTGACGTCGCCTATCAAAATGAAAATTCCACTTTCTAGTAGTGAAAAGACAGACAAACATTCTTCCGAGAAAAAAGATAAGAGCGGTTCCCTGAAGTTGCGGATACCCATCCCTCCCACGGAGAGAGCCTCCAGCAAAGATGActtgaaaatgaaaataaaggTTTCTTCCGCGGACAGACATAGCTCATCCGACGAGGGCAGCGGAAAGAGTAAGCACTCTAGTCCGCACATGAGCAAAGAACACAAGGACAAGCACAATTCTTCCAACAGACACCACAGTAGCAGCCACAAGCATTCACTTTCACACTACAGCAGTGCGAGCAGCAACAACAACAGCAATAAGCTTTGCATGGACGGACTGCCTACAACTGTTTTACGGAGTCCCGTTGGTGTGCCCAACGAGGGTGGTACCTCGAGCTCCAGCTCTTCAAGAAAGAGGCCGCATTCCAATGACGCCTCTTACAACCACCACTCCAAAATGAGCAAAAGTTCCAAAAGTTCAG GTGGGCTACGGGCATCTCAGCACCCTCGTGAAACTGGACAAGAAGCCAGTGGAGAGCAACGGCCCTGA
- the CCNT2 gene encoding cyclin-T2 isoform X4 — MHRFYMHHSFTKYHRNIMSPTALFLAAKVEEQPRKLEHVIKVCHACLNPVDPQLDTKSDAYLQQAQELVLLETVLLQTLGFEITIEHPHTDVVKCTQLVRASKDLAQTSYFMATNSLHLTTFCLQYRPTVIACVCIHLACKWSNWEIPVSTDGKHWWEYVDQTVTLELLDELTHEFLQILEKTPSRLKKIRNWRATQAAARKPKSDGQLDSALLNSSLAPNSLLVDPVAGIAASASFPKASTTAFSAPVALNSGSMPIQASHSAEELAILAMPGTSYTMASHHEWPQHPDQPRTDQVYGQKTESSLPSAQYNMSAVQLHPGLHHRSEKGSEHSLKPEHAHKSSSSKHHGHIYAPAAVTMSHKMSLDKYREKRKLETVDLDVRDQIPAVHADQQQHKKHGQGSGSVTSPIKMKIPLSSSEKTDKHSSEKKDKSGSLKLRIPIPPTERASSKDDLKMKIKVSSADRHSSSDEGSGKSKHSSPHMSKEHKDKHNSSNRHHSSSHKHSLSHYSSASSNNNSNKLCMDGLPTTVLRSPVGVPNEGGTSSSSSSRKRPHSNDASYNHHSKMSKSSKSSGTSSSSVKQYISSHNNVLNHPLLPPPPVTYQVGYGHLSTLVKLDKKPVESNGPDTSHEYGANSQHMDYKDTFDMLDSLLSAQGMNMLS, encoded by the exons ATGCACCGATTCTATATGCATCATTCTTTTACCAAATACCACAGAAAT ATAATGTCTCCTACTGCATTGTTCCTGGCTGCTAAAGTGGAGGAACAGCCACGTAAACTTGAACATGTCATTAAAGTCTGTCATGCTTGTCTTAATCCAGTTGATCCACAACTGGATACAAAGAGCGAC GCTTACCTACAGCAAGCTCAAGAGCTGGTTTTACTTGAAACTGTTCTGCTCCAGACCTTGG GCTTCGAGATCACGATAGAGCATCCCCATACCGATGTGGTGAAATGTACCCAGTTAGTGAGAG CAAGCAAGGATTTGGCACAGACATCCTATTTCATGGCTACCAACAG CCTTCACCTCACAACATTCTGCCTTCAGTACAGGCCCACGGTTATCGCCTGTGTTTGCATCCACCTGGCCTGCAAATGGTCTAACTGGGAGATACCTGTATCTACAGACGGCAAGCATTGGTGGGAATATGTGGACCAGACGGTGACACTGGAATTGCTGGATG AACTGACACATGAATTTCTGCAAATTCTTGAGAAGACACCTAGTCGATTGAAGAAGATCCGAAACTGGAGG gcCACTCAGGCGGCTGCAAGAAAACCCAAGTCTGATGGCCAGCTGGACAGTGCTCTTCTCAATTCTTCACTTGCCCCGAACTCTCTTTTGGTGGACCCTGTAGCTGGTATTGCTGCAAGTGCCAGTTTTCCAAAGGCATCAACGACTGCATTTTCTGCACCGGTAGCTCTGAACTCAGGAAGCATGCCAATTCAGGCATCACATAGTGCAGAGGAGCTGGCCATATTGGCAATGCCTGGTACATCCTATACAATGGCATCACATCACGAATGGCCTCAACATCCGGATCAACCTAGGACAGACCAAGTGTACGGCCAGAAAACAGAGAGTTCCCTCCCATCTGCCCAGTATAATATGTCTGCTGTGCAACTTCACCCGGGCTTACATCATCGGTCCGAAAAGGGTTCTGAGCATTCACTTAAGCCAGAGCATGCTCATAAGTCATCTAGCAGCAAACACCATGGACATATTTATGCTCCTGCTGCAGTGACAATGTCTCATAAAATGTCTTTAGACAAGTATCGGGAAAAACGCAAACTTGAAACTGTTGATCTAGATGTTCGGGATCAGATTCCAGCAGTCCACGCGGACCAACAGCAGCATAAAAAGCATGGCCAAGGCTCCGGCTCTGTGACGTCGCCTATCAAAATGAAAATTCCACTTTCTAGTAGTGAAAAGACAGACAAACATTCTTCCGAGAAAAAAGATAAGAGCGGTTCCCTGAAGTTGCGGATACCCATCCCTCCCACGGAGAGAGCCTCCAGCAAAGATGActtgaaaatgaaaataaaggTTTCTTCCGCGGACAGACATAGCTCATCCGACGAGGGCAGCGGAAAGAGTAAGCACTCTAGTCCGCACATGAGCAAAGAACACAAGGACAAGCACAATTCTTCCAACAGACACCACAGTAGCAGCCACAAGCATTCACTTTCACACTACAGCAGTGCGAGCAGCAACAACAACAGCAATAAGCTTTGCATGGACGGACTGCCTACAACTGTTTTACGGAGTCCCGTTGGTGTGCCCAACGAGGGTGGTACCTCGAGCTCCAGCTCTTCAAGAAAGAGGCCGCATTCCAATGACGCCTCTTACAACCACCACTCCAAAATGAGCAAAAGTTCCAAAAGTTCAGGTACTAGTTCTTCCTCTGTTAAGCAGTATATATCCTCTCACAACAATGTTCTTAACCATCCcttactccctcctccccctgtcaCATACCAGGTGGGCTACGGGCATCTCAGCACCCTCGTGAAACTGGACAAGAAGCCAGTGGAGAGCAACGGCCCTGATACCAGTCACGAGTACGGTGCAAACAGCCAGCATATGGACTACAAAGATACTTTTGACATGCTTGATTCGCTGTTAAGTGCCCAAGGAATGAACAT
- the CCNT2 gene encoding cyclin-T2 isoform X1, translating into MADCRAPNSRWFFTREQLENSPSRRCGVEADKELSYRQQAANLIQDMGQRLNVSQLTINTAIVYMHRFYMHHSFTKYHRNIMSPTALFLAAKVEEQPRKLEHVIKVCHACLNPVDPQLDTKSDAYLQQAQELVLLETVLLQTLGFEITIEHPHTDVVKCTQLVRASKDLAQTSYFMATNSLHLTTFCLQYRPTVIACVCIHLACKWSNWEIPVSTDGKHWWEYVDQTVTLELLDELTHEFLQILEKTPSRLKKIRNWRATQAAARKPKSDGQLDSALLNSSLAPNSLLVDPVAGIAASASFPKASTTAFSAPVALNSGSMPIQASHSAEELAILAMPGTSYTMASHHEWPQHPDQPRTDQVYGQKTESSLPSAQYNMSAVQLHPGLHHRSEKGSEHSLKPEHAHKSSSSKHHGHIYAPAAVTMSHKMSLDKYREKRKLETVDLDVRDQIPAVHADQQQHKKHGQGSGSVTSPIKMKIPLSSSEKTDKHSSEKKDKSGSLKLRIPIPPTERASSKDDLKMKIKVSSADRHSSSDEGSGKSKHSSPHMSKEHKDKHNSSNRHHSSSHKHSLSHYSSASSNNNSNKLCMDGLPTTVLRSPVGVPNEGGTSSSSSSRKRPHSNDASYNHHSKMSKSSKSSGTSSSSVKQYISSHNNVLNHPLLPPPPVTYQVGYGHLSTLVKLDKKPVESNGPDTSHEYGANSQHMDYKDTFDMLDSLLSAQGMNMLS; encoded by the exons ATCCCAGCTAACCATCAACACTGCCATTGTTTACATGCACCGATTCTATATGCATCATTCTTTTACCAAATACCACAGAAAT ATAATGTCTCCTACTGCATTGTTCCTGGCTGCTAAAGTGGAGGAACAGCCACGTAAACTTGAACATGTCATTAAAGTCTGTCATGCTTGTCTTAATCCAGTTGATCCACAACTGGATACAAAGAGCGAC GCTTACCTACAGCAAGCTCAAGAGCTGGTTTTACTTGAAACTGTTCTGCTCCAGACCTTGG GCTTCGAGATCACGATAGAGCATCCCCATACCGATGTGGTGAAATGTACCCAGTTAGTGAGAG CAAGCAAGGATTTGGCACAGACATCCTATTTCATGGCTACCAACAG CCTTCACCTCACAACATTCTGCCTTCAGTACAGGCCCACGGTTATCGCCTGTGTTTGCATCCACCTGGCCTGCAAATGGTCTAACTGGGAGATACCTGTATCTACAGACGGCAAGCATTGGTGGGAATATGTGGACCAGACGGTGACACTGGAATTGCTGGATG AACTGACACATGAATTTCTGCAAATTCTTGAGAAGACACCTAGTCGATTGAAGAAGATCCGAAACTGGAGG gcCACTCAGGCGGCTGCAAGAAAACCCAAGTCTGATGGCCAGCTGGACAGTGCTCTTCTCAATTCTTCACTTGCCCCGAACTCTCTTTTGGTGGACCCTGTAGCTGGTATTGCTGCAAGTGCCAGTTTTCCAAAGGCATCAACGACTGCATTTTCTGCACCGGTAGCTCTGAACTCAGGAAGCATGCCAATTCAGGCATCACATAGTGCAGAGGAGCTGGCCATATTGGCAATGCCTGGTACATCCTATACAATGGCATCACATCACGAATGGCCTCAACATCCGGATCAACCTAGGACAGACCAAGTGTACGGCCAGAAAACAGAGAGTTCCCTCCCATCTGCCCAGTATAATATGTCTGCTGTGCAACTTCACCCGGGCTTACATCATCGGTCCGAAAAGGGTTCTGAGCATTCACTTAAGCCAGAGCATGCTCATAAGTCATCTAGCAGCAAACACCATGGACATATTTATGCTCCTGCTGCAGTGACAATGTCTCATAAAATGTCTTTAGACAAGTATCGGGAAAAACGCAAACTTGAAACTGTTGATCTAGATGTTCGGGATCAGATTCCAGCAGTCCACGCGGACCAACAGCAGCATAAAAAGCATGGCCAAGGCTCCGGCTCTGTGACGTCGCCTATCAAAATGAAAATTCCACTTTCTAGTAGTGAAAAGACAGACAAACATTCTTCCGAGAAAAAAGATAAGAGCGGTTCCCTGAAGTTGCGGATACCCATCCCTCCCACGGAGAGAGCCTCCAGCAAAGATGActtgaaaatgaaaataaaggTTTCTTCCGCGGACAGACATAGCTCATCCGACGAGGGCAGCGGAAAGAGTAAGCACTCTAGTCCGCACATGAGCAAAGAACACAAGGACAAGCACAATTCTTCCAACAGACACCACAGTAGCAGCCACAAGCATTCACTTTCACACTACAGCAGTGCGAGCAGCAACAACAACAGCAATAAGCTTTGCATGGACGGACTGCCTACAACTGTTTTACGGAGTCCCGTTGGTGTGCCCAACGAGGGTGGTACCTCGAGCTCCAGCTCTTCAAGAAAGAGGCCGCATTCCAATGACGCCTCTTACAACCACCACTCCAAAATGAGCAAAAGTTCCAAAAGTTCAGGTACTAGTTCTTCCTCTGTTAAGCAGTATATATCCTCTCACAACAATGTTCTTAACCATCCcttactccctcctccccctgtcaCATACCAGGTGGGCTACGGGCATCTCAGCACCCTCGTGAAACTGGACAAGAAGCCAGTGGAGAGCAACGGCCCTGATACCAGTCACGAGTACGGTGCAAACAGCCAGCATATGGACTACAAAGATACTTTTGACATGCTTGATTCGCTGTTAAGTGCCCAAGGAATGAACAT